A genomic region of Mycobacterium senriense contains the following coding sequences:
- a CDS encoding MmpS family transport accessory protein produces the protein MIRVLKQGWIPLLLVVVLALSALIVSRLHRIFGSEDLNANAGKGIEIVQFNPKVVVYEISGSPGTTANINYWDENANTHQVNNAPLPWSATISTTLPSVSANIMAQSDGSTIACKITVDGVVREQQNSDGHNAQTFCLVKSA, from the coding sequence TTGATCCGCGTGTTGAAACAAGGATGGATCCCGCTGCTGCTGGTGGTCGTATTGGCGCTGTCGGCACTGATCGTGTCGCGGCTGCACAGGATTTTCGGCTCGGAGGATCTCAACGCGAACGCCGGCAAGGGTATCGAAATCGTGCAGTTCAACCCGAAAGTCGTCGTCTATGAAATCTCGGGCTCGCCGGGCACCACGGCAAACATCAACTACTGGGATGAGAACGCCAACACGCACCAGGTCAACAACGCCCCGCTGCCCTGGTCGGCCACGATCTCGACCACGTTGCCCTCGGTGAGCGCCAACATCATGGCGCAGAGCGATGGCAGCACGATCGCCTGCAAGATCACCGTGGACGGCGTCGTCCGCGAACAACAAAACTCCGACGGCCATAATGCCCAGACCTTCTGCCTGGTGAAGTCCGCATGA